From the genome of Streptomyces xanthophaeus:
CTGGGCGCAGGGTGACTGCGGGACCACCCAGTGGCCGATGCCGGGGACCTGCACGGTGGTCGAACCGGGCAGCGTACGGGCCGTCTTCTGCGCCCAGCTCGCCCCGGTCTTCATGTCGCCCGTCCCGTTGATGAAGAGCGTCGGCACCGAGCTGACGGGAGCCACCCGCACCGTGGCGGTGCGGTCCGGGACGTTCCACACACGGCAGACCTGTTCCTGGAAGGCCAGTTGAGGTGCCTGGGCCAGGACCGGGTCCGGCCAGCCGGGGAAGGCCCGGCGGCCCGCGTTCAGCACGTCGGACGCCGAATGGTCCGGTACCCACTCGCTGCACACCACCGAATTCGTCAGGCCGTGGGCGCTCTGGCCGACGACCGGGACCGAGCCGGCGGCGCGGGCGCGGGCGAAGCGCTCCGGTCGTCCGCGGGCGAGTTCGTCGATTGCCGCCGGGACCTCGGCGAACGGGATCGCCTTGGCCACCAGAAGGTTCACCAGCGCGCCGCCGTCGAGGACGACCTTCACCGGTTTGCCGCCCTGCGGCGGCTCGACGTTCAGTGTCAGGGGATGGGCCTCCAGTTTGCGCACCTGCTCGTTCAGGGTGCGCCCGAGGTCCGGGTAGCGGCTCTTGCAGGCCGGTTCCGCCGCGCAGGCCTTGTAGAGGTTTTCGAGGCCCTCCCGGGCGCCGGCCCAGCCGAAGGGCAGGGAGACGTCCTGCGGAGGGGCGATGGAGTCGAACGCCACCGCGCGGATCCCCTGGGGGTGCAGACGCAGGTAGGTCAGGGCCAGGTTGCTGCCGTAGGAGTGGCCGTAGACGTTCCACTCCTTGATGCCGAGCGCGGTGCGCAGGTCGGCGAAGTCGGCGGCGTTCTCGGTGCTGTTGTAGGCGCTCAGGTCGGTTCCGTCGGCCGTCAGGCGGGCCCGGCACTCCTTCACCGCGTCGAGCATCAGCTTTTCCGTCCGCGGTGCGTAGGAGGGGAGGCCGACGGACGTGGCGTAGAAGCGGTCCAGCTCCGGGCAGGCGAGGTTCGGTTCGTCGTAGAGATTGCCGCGCTGGGCCATGACGATCAGGTCGCGGTCACGGTTCAGGCCGGAGGAGACGAGGAACGGGATGTCGTCGAAGGTCTCGCCACCGGGGCCGCCCGACATGAACACCACGGGTTCCTGGGCGGGCTTCGCCGAGGCGGCCGGGATGACCGCGACGGCCAGCCGGATGGTCCGGCCTCCGGGACGGGCCCGGTTCTCCGGGACCTCCAGGAATCCGCACCGGGCGGTGGCCAGCGCCTCGATCGG
Proteins encoded in this window:
- a CDS encoding alpha/beta fold hydrolase, which gives rise to MAEHSYRDGMAVAGAGLALLAALGPASAGAAPRNADTVTGPARAVASRFVPGPCPTTPEPIEALATARCGFLEVPENRARPGGRTIRLAVAVIPAASAKPAQEPVVFMSGGPGGETFDDIPFLVSSGLNRDRDLIVMAQRGNLYDEPNLACPELDRFYATSVGLPSYAPRTEKLMLDAVKECRARLTADGTDLSAYNSTENAADFADLRTALGIKEWNVYGHSYGSNLALTYLRLHPQGIRAVAFDSIAPPQDVSLPFGWAGAREGLENLYKACAAEPACKSRYPDLGRTLNEQVRKLEAHPLTLNVEPPQGGKPVKVVLDGGALVNLLVAKAIPFAEVPAAIDELARGRPERFARARAAGSVPVVGQSAHGLTNSVVCSEWVPDHSASDVLNAGRRAFPGWPDPVLAQAPQLAFQEQVCRVWNVPDRTATVRVAPVSSVPTLFINGTGDMKTGASWAQKTARTLPGSTTVQVPGIGHWVVPQSPCAQKVLSSFLTDPTAPDTGCVAGLGWEPFTITPK